A portion of the Sphaerochaeta pleomorpha str. Grapes genome contains these proteins:
- a CDS encoding TRAP transporter small permease codes for MEQFKKILDSVFDWVLKLAMVLLLAMVVIVFFNVVLRYGFKSGIHWSEEISLVIVIWFTFIAMALGVKENLHINVSILPKKLPVKFFLTLDTAKDVLEILIGVIMFYYGWKLTVNGAKSFLPATHISNAVNYLVLPVSGVFIVAYSLIHVYEDFCKFKGGDSR; via the coding sequence ATGGAGCAGTTCAAGAAGATTCTTGACTCCGTATTTGATTGGGTTCTCAAACTGGCCATGGTGTTGTTGCTTGCGATGGTTGTCATCGTATTTTTCAATGTCGTACTGCGATACGGGTTCAAATCTGGAATCCATTGGTCCGAAGAGATTTCCCTGGTTATCGTCATCTGGTTTACGTTTATCGCCATGGCCCTCGGCGTCAAGGAGAACCTCCACATCAACGTATCCATATTGCCAAAAAAATTGCCCGTGAAATTTTTCCTTACCCTCGACACAGCAAAGGATGTCCTTGAAATCCTGATAGGGGTCATCATGTTCTACTACGGCTGGAAGCTGACAGTGAATGGCGCCAAGTCGTTCCTTCCTGCCACCCATATATCCAATGCGGTGAACTATCTGGTCCTGCCTGTCTCGGGAGTATTCATCGTTGCCTATTCCCTTATCCACGTATATGAAGACTTTTGCAAGTTCAAGGGAGGCGATTCCAGATGA
- a CDS encoding TRAP transporter substrate-binding protein, translating into MLKKVMICLFVLSLAMVPMFANGSQEEKAPVQKNITMRLADNQPDGYPTVVGCKEFARLVKERTNGRITIEVYPSAQLGDAKSVIEQLQFGGIDFTRTSISPLASFSPELDILQMPYLYRDANHYWNVLNGEIGEYFLKSVEKDGFLGLVYVDAGSRSFYNTKKPIYTVADLKGMKIRVQESSLMMGMIKSLGAVPTALAYGDVYSALQTGVIDGAENNWPSYATSAHFEVAKFYSIDQHTRVPEMIVASKINMDKLSTDDQALIKKAAMDSQAVEIAAWAEFEKTSEAKVRAAGCQINTINDQAEFAAAMAPLYQDQLDEQGRIWVEKIKAVK; encoded by the coding sequence ATGTTAAAAAAGGTTATGATTTGTTTATTTGTCCTTTCACTGGCAATGGTTCCTATGTTTGCGAACGGATCTCAGGAAGAAAAAGCACCTGTGCAGAAGAATATTACCATGCGACTTGCTGATAATCAGCCTGATGGTTATCCAACTGTTGTTGGATGCAAGGAATTTGCTCGCTTGGTGAAGGAAAGGACCAACGGCCGAATTACTATTGAGGTGTATCCTAGTGCCCAGCTTGGTGATGCAAAGTCTGTTATCGAACAACTTCAGTTTGGTGGAATTGACTTTACTAGAACTTCGATTAGTCCTCTTGCTTCCTTTAGCCCTGAACTTGATATCCTGCAGATGCCATATCTCTACAGGGATGCTAATCATTATTGGAATGTTCTGAATGGTGAAATCGGTGAATATTTTCTTAAATCTGTTGAGAAAGATGGTTTTTTAGGTTTGGTATATGTTGATGCTGGATCACGTTCCTTCTACAACACCAAAAAACCGATCTACACTGTTGCCGACCTCAAGGGCATGAAGATCCGTGTTCAGGAATCTTCTTTGATGATGGGTATGATCAAATCTCTCGGTGCAGTTCCTACAGCATTGGCCTATGGCGATGTATACAGTGCATTGCAGACCGGTGTTATCGACGGTGCCGAGAACAATTGGCCCTCGTATGCGACTTCAGCCCATTTTGAGGTGGCAAAGTTCTACTCGATCGACCAGCACACCAGGGTCCCTGAGATGATTGTTGCTTCCAAAATTAATATGGATAAGCTCTCAACCGACGACCAGGCCCTCATCAAGAAGGCTGCCATGGATTCTCAGGCTGTTGAGATTGCAGCTTGGGCTGAATTTGAGAAGACCTCAGAGGCAAAGGTCCGCGCTGCCGGTTGCCAGATCAACACGATCAACGACCAGGCTGAGTTTGCAGCTGCAATGGCCCCCCTATACCAAGATCAGCTCGATGAGCAAGGTCGTATTTGGGTTGAAAAGATCAAGGCTGTAAAATAA